The Pseudomonas sp. DG56-2 genome contains a region encoding:
- the vapB gene encoding type II toxin-antitoxin system VapB family antitoxin, with protein sequence MDQGAVFKSNRSQAIRLPKSVALPEEITRVDVVAIGRTRIITPAGEAWDSWFEGECVSADFMASRAQPADQEREGF encoded by the coding sequence ATGGACCAAGGTGCCGTCTTCAAAAGCAACCGCAGTCAGGCCATCCGCTTGCCAAAGTCCGTCGCACTTCCGGAAGAAATTACCCGCGTGGATGTGGTCGCCATCGGCCGAACGCGGATCATTACACCTGCAGGCGAAGCTTGGGATAGCTGGTTCGAGGGCGAATGCGTCAGCGCGGATTTCATGGCTTCACGGGCGCAACCCGCTGATCAGGAGCGCGAAGGGTTCTGA
- a CDS encoding cobalt-precorrin-5B (C(1))-methyltransferase, giving the protein MRDETQEQPAPLRSGLTTGSCATATSLAAARLLLSGVESDAVQITLPKGKHVQMRLEFCRLYEDGAEAGTFKDAGDDPDVTHGALLFSRVRLLQEPGVRFVAGTGVGTVTRPGLVLAVGEPAINPVPRRMMTEHLQQLAVECAYHGGFEVTVNVQNGESLALKTMNPRLGILGGLSILGTSGIVRPFSCSAYIASIHQGIDVAKTNGYLHIAACTGNASEDTMRRVYNLPEIALIEMGDFVGAVLKHLRKVPVDKLSVCGGFGKISKLAGGHMDLHSRHSSIDLPQLAQWAADIGASRDLQTAICQANTSQQALAMASAAGIALGDAVCAHALAFARSVVPAHVQVEVFAIDRQGGIVGHAGSFA; this is encoded by the coding sequence ATGCGTGACGAAACTCAGGAACAACCCGCGCCATTACGCAGCGGTCTGACCACCGGCAGCTGCGCCACAGCCACCAGCCTTGCCGCGGCGCGCCTGCTGCTGAGTGGCGTCGAAAGCGATGCCGTGCAGATCACCCTGCCCAAAGGCAAGCACGTGCAAATGCGCCTGGAGTTCTGTCGTCTGTACGAGGATGGCGCGGAAGCCGGCACATTCAAGGATGCAGGTGATGACCCGGATGTGACCCACGGCGCCCTACTCTTCAGCCGCGTGCGACTGCTGCAGGAGCCGGGCGTGCGCTTTGTCGCCGGCACCGGTGTGGGCACGGTGACTCGTCCAGGCCTGGTCCTGGCAGTGGGAGAACCGGCCATCAACCCTGTGCCACGACGGATGATGACCGAACACCTGCAGCAACTGGCGGTTGAGTGCGCCTATCACGGCGGCTTCGAAGTGACGGTGAACGTCCAGAATGGTGAAAGCCTGGCACTGAAAACCATGAACCCGCGCCTGGGTATTCTTGGTGGTCTGTCGATTCTCGGCACCAGCGGTATCGTCCGGCCGTTTTCCTGCTCGGCCTACATCGCCTCGATCCACCAAGGCATCGACGTGGCCAAGACCAACGGTTACCTGCATATCGCTGCCTGCACCGGCAACGCCAGCGAAGACACCATGCGCCGGGTCTACAACCTACCGGAAATCGCGCTAATCGAAATGGGCGACTTTGTCGGTGCCGTGCTCAAGCATCTGCGCAAGGTGCCTGTGGATAAACTCAGCGTGTGCGGCGGCTTCGGCAAAATCAGCAAGCTTGCGGGCGGCCACATGGACCTGCACAGCCGCCACTCAAGCATCGACTTGCCGCAGCTGGCGCAATGGGCTGCCGACATCGGCGCCAGTCGCGATCTGCAAACCGCGATCTGCCAGGCCAACACCAGCCAGCAGGCATTGGCCATGGCCAGCGCTGCAGGCATCGCCCTCGGTGATGCGGTTTGCGCCCATGCCCTGGCGTTCGCTCGCAGCGTGGTGCCAGCGCATGTGCAGGTCGAAGTCTTCGCAATTGATCGTCAGGGCGGCATCGTCGGCCATGCCGGGAGCTTTGCATGA
- a CDS encoding cobalt-precorrin-6A reductase — MKRILLLGGITEALAIARTLGPEHVYSLAGIGRVPTDLNCQVRVGGFGGAEGLAAYLLAEKIDLLIDATHPYAAQISANAARAAQLSKVACWGLRRPAWQAQPGDDWREVADWTELMRALQAFRRPLFTLGREPLQHLHEIPATHFWTLRALEACPANERCEVIGARGPFRLEDERALFERRQIDVLISKNSGSVATEPKLDVARERGVPVLVLKRPELPPVDRAFFAVDELLAALAAARISH, encoded by the coding sequence ATGAAACGTATTCTGTTGTTGGGCGGCATCACCGAAGCACTGGCCATCGCCCGAACCCTGGGGCCCGAGCATGTCTACAGCCTGGCCGGGATTGGTCGGGTACCCACCGACCTGAACTGCCAGGTGCGCGTTGGCGGCTTTGGTGGAGCTGAAGGTTTGGCGGCGTACCTGCTTGCCGAAAAAATCGACCTGTTGATCGACGCCACCCACCCCTATGCCGCACAAATCAGCGCCAATGCAGCCCGCGCCGCACAGCTCAGCAAGGTTGCCTGCTGGGGCCTGAGACGACCCGCCTGGCAAGCTCAGCCGGGTGATGACTGGCGTGAAGTCGCTGACTGGACTGAATTAATGCGCGCGCTCCAAGCATTCAGGCGGCCGTTGTTCACCCTGGGTCGCGAGCCCTTGCAACATCTGCATGAGATTCCCGCAACACACTTCTGGACCCTGCGCGCCCTCGAAGCCTGCCCCGCCAATGAGCGCTGCGAAGTGATCGGCGCACGCGGCCCGTTCCGCCTGGAAGACGAGCGCGCATTGTTCGAGCGCCGGCAGATCGATGTGCTCATCAGCAAGAACAGCGGCAGCGTTGCCACCGAGCCCAAGCTGGATGTGGCTCGGGAACGTGGCGTACCGGTGCTGGTGCTTAAGCGGCCGGAGTTGCCGCCAGTCGATCGAGCGTTTTTTGCTGTCGATGAGTTGCTTGCTGCGTTAGCGGCGGCGCGTATATCCCATTGA
- a CDS encoding copper chaperone PCu(A)C, translating into MFKNALLLAALVLPATFANAHEYTKGDLHIAHPWSQELPPNAPNVAAYFVVHNNGSTADTLLSVNSPISDDAQLHEHVHKDGLMKMQQVQRVEVPAGKDLVFAPGAYHVMLMQPKDRSLLTDGKRFPLTLHFEKAGDVTVEVAVQKQAPEGEAHSH; encoded by the coding sequence ATGTTCAAGAATGCCCTGCTGCTGGCTGCCCTGGTGCTGCCGGCAACTTTTGCCAACGCCCACGAATACACCAAGGGCGATCTGCATATCGCTCATCCGTGGTCACAGGAACTGCCGCCCAACGCGCCTAACGTTGCCGCCTACTTTGTCGTCCATAACAATGGTTCGACGGCCGATACCTTGTTAAGCGTGAACAGCCCAATCAGCGACGACGCCCAGTTGCACGAACACGTGCACAAGGACGGCCTGATGAAGATGCAGCAGGTGCAACGCGTCGAGGTCCCTGCAGGCAAAGACCTGGTGTTCGCCCCTGGCGCCTACCATGTGATGTTGATGCAACCCAAGGATCGCAGCCTGCTAACCGACGGCAAGCGCTTCCCCCTGACCCTGCATTTCGAAAAAGCCGGCGATGTAACCGTGGAGGTCGCGGTTCAAAAGCAGGCCCCCGAAGGTGAAGCACACAGTCACTGA
- a CDS encoding NfeD family protein, protein MEMQWWIWLVFGFGLIVLELALPTFFILWFGVGAVLVSLIAYLLPNLQLDMQVLLWVAFSSITTLLWFKVLRRKKPDTRWTADNVIGEVGLLTAQVSEFQKGRVRFQKPVLGNEEWVCVADAQIPSGERVRISAIEGNIVRITRA, encoded by the coding sequence ATGGAAATGCAATGGTGGATCTGGCTGGTGTTCGGTTTCGGGCTGATTGTGCTCGAACTCGCACTGCCGACGTTCTTCATTCTCTGGTTCGGCGTTGGTGCGGTGCTGGTTTCACTCATCGCCTATCTGCTGCCCAATCTGCAACTTGATATGCAGGTGTTGCTTTGGGTTGCGTTCTCGTCGATCACCACCCTGTTGTGGTTCAAGGTTTTGCGCAGGAAAAAGCCAGACACCCGCTGGACCGCTGACAATGTTATCGGTGAAGTCGGTCTGCTGACCGCACAGGTCTCTGAATTCCAGAAAGGCCGGGTGCGTTTTCAGAAGCCGGTCCTCGGTAACGAGGAATGGGTGTGCGTCGCAGATGCCCAGATCCCCTCCGGCGAGCGCGTTCGTATCTCTGCCATCGAAGGCAATATTGTCCGGATCACCCGGGCCTGA
- the cobG gene encoding precorrin-3B synthase: MNQPVSAHQPPAPLRPSGCPGLLRIVQAKDGGICRIKLAGGAITADQADAVATAAECFSAGEIEATNRGNLQIRGIGSAHAGLIEMLLASGLGPRAAAGDDVRNLMLSPTAGVDPLMLFDTRPLAAQVLESLETTARLHELSAKFAVQIDGGEGLAMLEHHHDLWLSPLHLDDEIWLAFGLAGCPADDSPLGAVPLAQGHELVLAVLNRFLDLARPEQTRMRHLLVEQSPADVVAGLGLSVRADSSVLQWRRETTAGCDYLGRYPQQQAGISAVGGAAPLGRLSPSMLRGAARLARTWGDGTLRVTPWQSLLLPNIAQCQVDPVLTELAQLGLLCSADEALARLVACTGSDGCAKAQADTKGDARLLATLLASGAPASVHLSACPRSCALAHVAPATLLAQSPGHYDLYLRDAGLPGFGSLHARNLTLKEAGALLDARSRSTLDD, translated from the coding sequence TTGAACCAGCCTGTTTCGGCCCACCAGCCCCCTGCTCCGTTACGTCCCTCGGGTTGTCCGGGGTTGCTGCGCATTGTCCAGGCCAAGGATGGTGGAATCTGCCGGATCAAACTGGCCGGTGGCGCGATAACGGCCGATCAAGCCGACGCCGTTGCCACTGCCGCCGAATGCTTTTCGGCTGGCGAAATAGAGGCCACCAACCGTGGCAACTTGCAGATTCGGGGTATCGGCAGCGCACACGCCGGGTTGATCGAGATGTTGCTGGCCAGCGGTCTCGGGCCGCGCGCAGCCGCCGGTGATGATGTGCGCAACCTGATGCTCAGCCCTACAGCAGGCGTAGATCCGCTGATGCTGTTCGACACTCGGCCGCTGGCCGCGCAGGTGCTGGAGTCGCTGGAAACCACTGCGCGCTTGCATGAGTTGTCGGCAAAGTTTGCCGTGCAGATCGATGGCGGCGAAGGGTTGGCGATGCTTGAACACCACCACGACCTGTGGCTGAGTCCGTTGCACCTGGACGACGAGATCTGGCTGGCGTTCGGGCTGGCAGGGTGCCCGGCAGACGACTCGCCGCTCGGCGCTGTTCCTTTGGCCCAGGGGCATGAGTTGGTGCTGGCGGTGTTGAATCGCTTTCTCGACCTGGCCCGGCCGGAGCAGACGCGGATGCGTCACTTGCTGGTCGAGCAGTCACCCGCAGACGTCGTTGCAGGGTTAGGCCTGAGCGTCCGTGCTGATTCGAGCGTGCTGCAATGGCGGCGTGAAACTACCGCAGGCTGCGACTACCTGGGTCGTTATCCACAGCAACAAGCGGGCATCAGCGCTGTTGGCGGCGCCGCGCCACTGGGCCGTTTGAGCCCGAGCATGCTGCGTGGCGCTGCACGGCTTGCGCGCACGTGGGGCGACGGCACCTTGCGCGTGACGCCCTGGCAAAGCTTGCTGCTGCCCAATATTGCCCAGTGCCAGGTAGACCCCGTACTTACCGAGCTGGCCCAATTGGGCCTGCTTTGCTCGGCTGATGAAGCGCTCGCCCGCCTGGTTGCCTGCACCGGCTCGGATGGCTGCGCCAAGGCTCAGGCCGACACCAAAGGCGACGCCCGTCTGCTGGCCACATTGCTTGCCAGCGGCGCACCGGCCAGTGTGCACCTGAGCGCCTGCCCGCGTTCCTGTGCCCTGGCCCATGTCGCCCCGGCGACGCTGTTGGCACAAAGCCCGGGGCACTACGACTTATATCTGCGTGACGCAGGCCTGCCGGGCTTCGGCAGCTTGCACGCACGCAACCTCACACTGAAAGAAGCCGGCGCACTGCTAGACGCCCGCTCACGGAGCACCCTTGATGATTGA
- a CDS encoding SPFH domain-containing protein, which translates to MTSLIVAGTIAAFVIITLFKGVRIVPQGEEWIVERLGRYHSTLKPGLNILIPYMDVVAYRLPTKDMILDVQQQEIITRDNAVIVANALCFAKVVDPQKAAYGVQDFAYAVTSLTMTSLRAIVGAMDLDEALSSREQIKARLREAMSEQTEDWGVTVRSVEIQDIKPSENMQAAMERQAAAERERKADVTRAEGAKQAAILEAEARLQAAKLDAEAQINLAQASAQAITLVKEAVGSEITPAMYLLGERYIGAMENLASSNNAKVVVLPADLQETVRGLMGRNKAV; encoded by the coding sequence ATGACCAGTCTCATCGTCGCCGGTACTATCGCCGCGTTCGTCATCATTACCCTGTTCAAAGGGGTACGCATCGTGCCGCAAGGCGAAGAATGGATCGTCGAGCGCCTGGGGCGCTACCACAGCACCCTGAAGCCAGGCCTGAACATTCTCATTCCGTACATGGACGTGGTCGCCTATCGCCTGCCTACCAAGGACATGATCCTCGACGTGCAGCAGCAAGAAATCATCACCCGTGACAACGCGGTCATCGTTGCCAATGCCCTGTGTTTTGCCAAGGTCGTTGACCCGCAGAAAGCTGCCTACGGCGTGCAAGACTTCGCCTACGCAGTCACCAGCCTGACCATGACCTCGCTGCGTGCCATTGTCGGCGCCATGGACCTCGATGAAGCGCTGTCCAGCCGCGAACAAATCAAGGCCCGTCTGCGCGAAGCCATGTCGGAGCAAACCGAAGATTGGGGCGTCACCGTGCGCTCGGTCGAGATCCAGGACATCAAGCCCTCGGAAAATATGCAGGCCGCCATGGAGCGCCAGGCCGCTGCCGAACGTGAGCGTAAAGCCGACGTCACCCGCGCCGAGGGCGCCAAGCAGGCTGCCATTCTTGAAGCAGAAGCACGCTTGCAAGCAGCCAAGCTCGACGCCGAAGCACAGATCAACCTGGCGCAAGCCTCGGCTCAGGCGATCACCCTGGTGAAGGAAGCCGTAGGCAGTGAAATCACCCCAGCGATGTACCTGCTCGGCGAGCGCTACATCGGTGCCATGGAAAACCTGGCCAGCAGCAACAACGCCAAAGTCGTGGTGCTTCCCGCTGACCTGCAGGAAACCGTGCGCGGATTGATGGGGCGCAATAAAGCGGTTTGA
- the vapC gene encoding tRNA(fMet)-specific endonuclease VapC, translated as MLKYMLDTNICIFTLKNRPQEVREAFNRHHGQLCISTITLMELFYGAEKSAAPERNLSVVEGFAARLEVLSYDNLAAAHSGQLRAELAKAGTPVGPYDQMIAGHARSLGLILVSNNLREFQRVPGLRVEDWLNPAN; from the coding sequence ATGCTCAAGTACATGCTCGACACCAACATCTGCATATTCACCCTTAAGAACCGGCCTCAGGAAGTCCGGGAAGCGTTCAACCGCCATCACGGTCAGCTGTGCATCAGCACAATTACACTTATGGAATTGTTTTACGGTGCCGAAAAATCTGCCGCCCCTGAGCGTAATTTATCCGTGGTCGAAGGCTTTGCCGCACGCCTTGAAGTTCTCAGTTACGACAATCTTGCAGCGGCCCACAGTGGTCAGCTACGCGCGGAATTGGCCAAGGCTGGAACACCCGTCGGCCCCTACGATCAAATGATCGCAGGACATGCCCGTTCGCTGGGCCTTATTTTGGTAAGCAATAATCTACGCGAATTTCAGCGAGTTCCGGGATTGCGAGTGGAGGACTGGCTGAACCCAGCCAACTAA
- a CDS encoding DUF2946 domain-containing protein, whose amino-acid sequence MSIVRSSLSRTTYPDIKRARGSWLSLFAMLMIFIGPLVSQSMPMDHRGIAMDNSAACHGDSHHDSNPSLHVIWEKCGYCSLFFHCPALPQALSLLNTEAAPASSTLIVQPRQGHARQSVFPGARTRAPPSFLIV is encoded by the coding sequence ATGAGCATCGTCCGCAGCAGCCTCTCGCGCACCACGTACCCTGATATAAAAAGGGCACGCGGCAGCTGGCTGAGCCTGTTTGCAATGTTGATGATCTTTATCGGTCCACTGGTTTCCCAGTCGATGCCGATGGATCACCGTGGCATAGCCATGGACAACAGCGCTGCCTGCCACGGCGACAGTCATCACGACAGCAACCCTTCCTTGCATGTGATTTGGGAGAAGTGCGGCTACTGCAGCCTGTTCTTCCACTGCCCAGCCTTGCCGCAAGCGCTGAGCCTGCTCAATACCGAGGCAGCACCTGCCAGCAGCACCCTGATCGTTCAACCACGCCAAGGCCATGCCCGGCAAAGCGTATTTCCGGGAGCCCGGACCCGCGCGCCACCCTCCTTCCTCATCGTCTGA
- the cbiE gene encoding precorrin-6y C5,15-methyltransferase (decarboxylating) subunit CbiE, which translates to MSPWLTVVGIGEDGFSGLGKPARRALLGATKVFGGQRQLDLLPRCISGERLLWPSPFSLAPLLALRGEPVCVLASGDPMFFGVGASLARQLVPEEMRVLSMPSSCSLAAARLGWPLQEVTILSVVARPLATLNAHVYSGVRLLVLSNDGSSPAAIARLLRERGFGPSRLHVFEHLGGAGEDHLQGTAEQWSHTRVADLNLLAIECLASADAPRLSPLAGLPDTAFKHDGQLTKRDVRAITLARLAPQPGQLLWDVGAGSGSISIEWMRAHPSCRALAIESDEGRQLLIEHNRDALGVPGLQLIRGRAPQALAGLERPDAIFIGGGVTRAGVLQGCWEQLRPGGRLIANAVTLQSELALVNWREQNGGELTRIHIAQAQPLGEFDTWRQALPITLLEAIKPADA; encoded by the coding sequence ATGTCGCCCTGGCTGACAGTAGTAGGTATCGGTGAAGACGGTTTCAGTGGTTTGGGCAAACCTGCCCGACGCGCGCTGCTGGGCGCCACCAAGGTTTTTGGCGGCCAGCGCCAGCTGGATCTGCTACCACGCTGCATAAGCGGCGAACGCCTGCTGTGGCCCAGCCCCTTCTCCCTGGCTCCGTTGCTGGCACTGCGTGGGGAGCCAGTGTGCGTACTGGCCAGCGGCGATCCGATGTTCTTCGGGGTCGGTGCCAGCCTCGCCCGCCAACTTGTACCTGAAGAAATGCGCGTATTGTCGATGCCCTCCTCCTGCAGCCTGGCTGCAGCTCGGTTGGGCTGGCCACTACAGGAGGTGACGATACTGTCAGTGGTCGCCCGTCCGCTGGCGACGCTAAACGCCCATGTGTACAGCGGCGTACGCTTGCTGGTGTTGAGTAACGACGGCAGCAGCCCCGCAGCCATCGCCAGACTGTTGCGCGAGCGCGGCTTCGGTCCTAGCCGCTTGCATGTATTTGAGCACCTCGGCGGCGCTGGCGAAGACCACCTGCAAGGCACCGCCGAGCAGTGGTCGCATACCCGCGTCGCAGACCTCAATCTACTCGCCATCGAATGCCTGGCGTCCGCCGATGCCCCACGTCTCTCGCCACTGGCAGGGTTGCCAGACACGGCCTTCAAACATGACGGCCAGTTGACCAAGCGTGATGTACGCGCCATCACCCTCGCCCGCCTGGCACCCCAGCCGGGACAATTGCTTTGGGACGTGGGCGCGGGCAGTGGCTCGATCAGCATCGAGTGGATGCGCGCCCACCCCAGTTGTCGGGCGCTGGCCATTGAGTCCGATGAAGGGCGCCAGCTGTTGATCGAGCACAACCGCGATGCCCTTGGTGTTCCCGGCCTGCAGTTGATCCGCGGCCGAGCACCGCAAGCGCTGGCAGGCCTGGAGCGTCCCGATGCAATCTTTATCGGCGGTGGCGTAACTCGTGCAGGGGTTTTGCAAGGCTGCTGGGAGCAGCTGCGCCCGGGGGGGCGCCTGATAGCCAATGCAGTAACCCTGCAAAGCGAGCTGGCCCTGGTGAACTGGCGTGAGCAGAATGGCGGTGAGTTGACCCGCATCCACATCGCCCAGGCGCAGCCGCTGGGGGAGTTCGACACGTGGCGCCAGGCCCTGCCCATCACCCTGCTAGAAGCGATCAAACCTGCTGATGCGTGA
- a CDS encoding DUF2946 domain-containing protein, with the protein MHSHRLAHAWIACFAVLFNLLAMPLSAATPKTSSEQLLWGAFCSTGGTKLIAISLGPVDGTQQNDDHSTMQHCWCCSGAAPLLALPGHPPRLLLPAQDFTGPTVLLTASQPTPRQLWPALNPRASPLA; encoded by the coding sequence ATGCACTCACATCGGCTTGCCCATGCCTGGATCGCCTGCTTTGCAGTGCTGTTCAACCTGCTGGCTATGCCGTTGTCTGCTGCCACGCCAAAAACTTCGAGCGAGCAATTGCTCTGGGGCGCGTTCTGTTCCACTGGCGGCACCAAGTTGATTGCCATTTCCCTGGGGCCCGTCGATGGTACCCAGCAAAACGATGATCATTCGACCATGCAGCATTGCTGGTGCTGCTCCGGTGCTGCGCCGTTGTTGGCATTGCCTGGACATCCACCGCGCTTGCTGCTGCCTGCGCAGGACTTCACCGGTCCAACTGTGCTGCTCACTGCCAGCCAGCCGACGCCCCGCCAGCTATGGCCGGCCCTGAATCCCCGCGCCTCCCCTCTGGCCTGA